The Kineococcus radiotolerans SRS30216 = ATCC BAA-149 genomic interval CAACTGCCCGCAGTTGCCGACGGTGACGCCCTGGGTGGCGCGGGTCCAGCTCTCCCCACCGTCAGCCCGGACGGTGACCCTGGCGCACGGGCCCCGGAGGGCGCGCACCCCGGAGGCCAGGTAGGCGACGTGGCCGAACCTCCGCTTCAGGTCCTCCCCGGCGCCAGCGATCAAGGCTGCATCGAACCCGATGCCGGTCATCACCAGGAACAGGTGGTGTTCGACGTTCGTGCCTTCTCCATCGCGGTCGACCTCCAGTCGACCGGCGTCCACTGCGACGTCGGTCCCGAGGCAGGCGGTACGCACAGCCGCAGCCACGTCGTTCAGGGGGATGCCGAGGTTGCGGGCCAGGAGGTTCCCCGTGCCGCAGGGCAGCAGTCCCATCGCAACGTCGGTTCCGAGCAGCACCTCGGCCACCACGCGCACCGTGCCGTCCCCGCCGGCCACCAGCACCAGGTCGGCGCCGGCCTCGACCGCTTGGCGAGCCTCGTCCCGGCCGCGACTGGTCGCGGTCGTTGGCAACCACAACACCATCTCCCACCCGAACCGGGAGAACTCCCGCTCGACGTCCGCACGCAGCCGGGCCAAAGCCTGCTCGCCGGAGAACTTCGTCGGGTTGACCACCAGGGCGGCTCGGCCGGTGGGGGTGGGTCCCGGTGAGGCCACCGGCGGGGAGGTGGGCAGTGCGAGCAGGCGCTGGGTCGTGCCGGGGCGGGACTGCGACTGACTGGTCATGTCTGCGAGGTTCGCTGAGCTGGCGGTGGAGGTCGTCGTGCAGGCGGTTGGTCCTGGCCTGCTGCTTCCGCAGTACGTGGGGGAACCGCTGGTGCGGCCAGCGCGACCGACTCTGCCGCACGACGGGTCTGCTGCGGTCGCAGCAGGCCCGGGCACTGCGAGGGGACGACGTACGCGTGGCGCCCGGCGATCAGGGTGAACGGCATGACCACGGAGTTGGGGACCTCGTCGAGTGATGACACGGCTTCGGCTGGTGCGGCACCGTCGGGTTCTGCTCCCACAGGCGGAGGCGGGCCCGTCACGGTGTTGACCGTCGTCGCCGTCCACCCTCACCTGCTCGTGGAGGTCTTGCGCTTTCGCGGCATGTCGGCGCACGTGCAGGACGAGGACGACGGGGTGGTTCAGGTGTTGGCCGCCTCGGTCGTGGACGTGACCACCGCCGCCGCCCGCAACTGCCTCCCCGTCACCATCGCCGCCCGGCACCCCTGAGCCGGCGTCAGGCCGACCCCGGCCGCCGGGGACCGGCGGTCAGCGACTACTGCCGACGCAGTAGTCGCGATGACCGCAGCGGGACGACGTGGGAATCACCGCCTCGGTCGATGCTCGAGGAGTCTCGCCGGCCCGTCGCTGTGCTCGGACCCACCCATCTTTCAGGAGGAACACGATGTCTGCTCTCGCACGCTGGTGCGCCCGCCGGCGCTGGACCGTGGTGGCGGGGTGGTTGCTGGCCCTGGTGGCCCTGGCCACCGCCGCCCTCGGAGTGGGGACGAGCTTCTCGGACGAGACGAACGTCCCCGACAGCGACTCCGTCCGCGCTTCCGCCTTGATGGCCGAAGCCGGCCTGTACTCCGCTGGGACCGCCGGCACCATCGTCTGGCACACCGACGGGGTGGGCGTGGACGACCCGAGCGTGGTCTCCGACGTCACCGCCGCCCTCGACCAGATCGCCGCTCTGCCCGGGGTGGAGGCGGTCGTCGTCCCCTACACCGAGGCCGGCGCCGCGCAGCTGAACACCGCCGCCGACACCGCCTACGCCACGGTGACCCTCTCCTCTGAGGACAGCGTCGCGCAGATCGAGGAGATCGCCTCCGGCCTGGACTCCTCCAGCCTCGACGTCGCCGTCGGCGGCGACGCCTTCGCCGGCGAGGTCGGGGCCAGCGGCGGCACCGAGGGCGCCGGCATCTTCGCCGCCCTGATCGTCCTGCTGATCGTCTTCCGCTCCCTGTGGGGCGGGCTGCTGCCGATCATCACCGGCGTCATGGGCGTCGGCACCTCGCTGCTGTCGATCCTGCTGCTGTCCAACGTGATGACGCTGTCCGCCAACGTCATCACCATGGGCTCCCTCGTCGGCCTCGGCGTCGGCATCGACTACGCCCTGTTCATCGTCAACCGCTACCGCAACGCGCTGATGGCCGGCAAGAGCGTCCAGGACGCCATCGCCGAGGCGGTGAACACCTCCGGACGCGCCGTCGTCTTCGCCGGTGCCACCGTCGTCATCGCCCTGCTCGGCGTCTTCATCGTCCAGATCGACCTGCTCACCGCCATGGCCCGCGGTGCCGCCGTGGCCGTGGTCATGAGCGTCCTGGCCGCGATCACCTTCCTGCCCGGGATGCTCTCCCTCCTGGGCCTGCGGGTCCTGTCCAAGCGTCAGCGCCGCCAGCTGGCCACCACCGGCCCCACCACCCCCGACACCACCGAGCGCGGCGCGGCCCGGCGCTGGGCCGGCCTGGTCCAGCGCAACCCCATCCGATTGGCCGTCCTCGGCCTGCTGGTCATGGTGGCTCTGGCCGCCCCGGCGGTGAGCCTGCGCCTGGGCGCCAACGACGCCAGCAGCGACCCCACCGACTCCGCCACCTACCAGTACCACGCGATGATGTCCGAGGGCTTCGGCGACGGCTTCGACGCTTCCCTCGTCGTGGTCGGGCGGACCCCCGACGCCAGCACCCAGCAGGCCTTCGACGACCTCGTGACCCGGATCGGCACCCTGGACGGGGTGGCGAGCGTGGGCGCCGCGCCGGCTACCGGGCAGGCCATCTCGGCCGCCACCGTCTACCCGAGCACCACCGCGCAAGCCGCCGAGACCGCCGACCTGCTCGACACCCTGCGCGACGACGTCATTCCCGCCGCGGAGTCCGGCACCGGCCTGGAGGTCTACGTCGGCGGGTCCACCGCCAGCGGCCTGGACTTCGCCGAGGGCACCCTGTCCAAGATCCCGGTCTTCCTCGCCCTGATCGCCGTCCTGGGCTTCTTGCTGCTGGTCATCGCCTTCCGCAGCATCCTCATCCCCCTCATCGGCGCGCTGGGCAACCTCGTCACCCTCGCCGTCAGCCTCGGCGTCCTCGTCCTGGGCTTCCAGCAGGGCTACATCACCGAGGTCCTGCAGCTGGGCACCGGGGCCCCCATCGAAGCTTTCGTCGCGGTCCTGGGCATCGGCATCCTCTTCGGCCTGGCCATGGACTACCAGGTCTTCCTGGTCAGCCGGATGAAGGAGGAGTGGGAACACGCCCACGACAACGCCCGCGCCGTCCGCGTCGGGATGGCCGAGACCACCAAGGTCATCGCCACCGCCGCCGTGATCATGTTCTGCGTCTTCATCGCCTTCGGCTTCGCCGGGCAGCGCGTGGTCGCAGAGATCGGGGTCGGCCTGGCCGTCGCGGTCCTGGTGGACGCGTTCATCCTGCGCCTGACCGTCATCCCGGCTCTCATGCACCTCATCGGGGACCGCAACTGGTCCTACCCCCGCTGGGCGGACCGCATCACCCCCCGCGTCTCCATCGAGGGAGAGACCACCCCCGCACCGGCTCCGGTCGCCGCGACCGCTACGGCTGCTGGGCCCGCCATCCCCGCCAGCGCAGCGAGCCGCGACGGCGTGATCGAGATGGCGCCAACTACCCGTGGCCGTCAGAACGACTGAGGAGCACGAAGGGCCAGGCAGCGAGCAGGTCATGCTCGTCCAGGATCTGCTGCTGATCGGCCCAAAGACGAACGATCCCCGAGCCGGACGAGCAGGCGAGCGGGCAGGTTCCCACCAGAACCTGCCCGCTCGTCGTCGTTCGTCCAGAAGGGCGAGAACGGATCAGCCGGGCGAAGCCGAGGAGCGGTTGCCCGACGCGCCCGTGCCGCACTGACCTGATGCCCCGGGGTGACGTCCCCCTACTGCTCGGGGACGACGACCCGCTGGCGTTCGGCGCCGATTCTTTGACCATGTCGATCGACGCGCTACGACCCGACAACCACACGGACGACCACGTCGTCGACGCCCACCCCCGCAGCGGTGGATCCCGGGTCAGCTCTACCCGGCGAGCCGCAGCTGCGCTGCGGGCGGGCATCGCGGCCCGTCCCGTGCTGAAGCAGCTCTACCAGTTCATCCTGGCCATCCTGGGGTTCGCGACGGTCGCCGTGGGACTGATCCTGGTCCCGCTGCCCGGGCCGGGTTGGGTCGTGGTCTTCGGGGGTTTGTCCCTGCTGAGCACGAGGTTCCTCTGGGCGCGCCGCCTGCGGGAACGCCTCCTCCTGATCCTCCAGCACGTCGCGCACCGTTACACCCGCCTGTCGTGGCTCTGGCGTTCGGCGCTGAGCCTGCTGGGTGGGTTGTGCAGCCTGGCCGGGGTGTGGGCGTGCGTGGCGGTGCTGGGCATACCGGCGTGGGTGCCGCAGTCATGGTCGCCGACCCTGCACACGGTGCCGGGTTGGTGATCGGGGAGAACGCGACAAGGTTCGGCGTCACCGTGCAGGACGCCACCGCTCCACGCTCGCCTACTGCGCCCGCAGTAGCCGTTCGTACTCCGCCTCGACGACGCGTCCCCGCGCCGGTTCAGCGATCGTCGACCCGTGACCGCGCACCAGTTCAACGCTCCTCCCGCCAAGGTGCGGGCAATGGTGGTCCGTCGTCAGCCCTCGACGCAGGAACGGGTGCGCTGAGGTGCCCGTCTTCTACGCCGAACTCGCCCACCGGCGCAACCTGCAGTTCGTCGCCGACGCGCTCCTGCTGACCTGGATCGCGGGTGCGGTCTGGCTCGGTCGCCACGTCGAGCAGGCGTTGGCCGCACCGGCGGAAACCCTGCGGGCGAACACCACGAACCTGGCGAAGATCGGTGACGACGTCGCCGACTCCGCGCAGTCCGTGGGTAACCTTCCGCTGATCGGCGATCGGCTGTCAGCACCGGTGAGCCAGGTCGCCGACAGCGCACAGCAGCTCTCCAGCACCGCGCGCTCCGTCTCCGACACCCTGCAGGACGTGGCCCGCTGGGCCGGCCTGGTCACCACCACCGTCCTGCTGGTCCTCGCCCTGCTCCTGTGGCTGCCCCCGCGCCTGCACTTCGTCCTCGGCGCCACCCGCCTGCGTCGGATCATGCGCCGGCCCGGCGCCTTGGAGCTGCTGGCGCTGCGAGCCCTCACCACTGCGCCCTTGGCGCAACTGCGCCACCTCGGCGAGGACCCGGTGGCGGCGTGGACCCGACACGATCCGCTCGTGCTGCCGTTGCTGGCCGACATGGCGGTGCGTCCCTACGGCCTCAGCTGGCACGATCCGCACTCCGCTGCCGGCGCGAACACGGAGTCCAGCCCGACAGCGGCCCTGCCCCTGACGCAGGTGGGAGACCGTGGAGGTGCCGGCCGCCGGGGTGGGCAGGGGTGAGCGTGCTCACCCGGTCTCACCGGCCCGTGCCCGGTGTGAGCGTTGCGGGGAGCACCAGCGCGAGCACCAGCGCGAGTACCAGCAACAGCACCGGCAAGAGCGGCCGTCGTGGGCGGCGGGTGGCTGGGAGGATCGTCACCATGAGCATGCGCGCCGGGGACCAGGACCGCCCCCAGCGGCCGGTGTGGCTGGTGCCCGTCCACCTGCTGGAGAAGATCACCCTCTTCGTGATCGTCGCGGCGATGATCGCAGGTCTCGTCCTGGAGGCCGACCCGTCGTGGGGGTACCTGGCCTACGCGGTGGCCGCGGTCGGCGTCGTGGTCGCACGGTCACGGTGGTTGCCGGGGCTGATGCTGGTCGCGATCGCGCCCACCGTGGCGGTGGGGCTGGGTGGTGAACCGATCACCTTGTGGACCGTCACCTCGTTCACGGCCTTCTCGGTGGCAGTCCGCGGCGCCCCTGCGGTGCTCACCGCGGCGATCGGCGCCGTCGGCAACGCCGTCGCCCAGTGGTGGTCCATCGGGGCCTTCACCGGAGAAGCGTTCATCACCCCCGGAGTCGCGGCGCTGACAGCAGTGGCCGCCGCTGCGGTGGGCAGCGCCATCCGCGGCAACGACCGCTACTGGGAGGCGCTGGAACAGCGTGCCCGCGACGCCGTCACCGGGCGCGAACTCCTGGTCCGCCAAGGAGTCGCCGAGGAGAGGGTCCGCATCGCCCGGGACCTGCACGACAGCGTCGGGCACGCCGTGGCGGTGGTCAGCATGCGCCTGGGTTCGGCGGAGGTGCAGTTGCCTGCCGGCGCTGACGCCGCCCGGGCTGACCTGGCCGCGGCCCGGACCGGGATCCAGGAGGTGCTGCGCGAGATGCAGCAGATCCTGCAGGTGCTGCGGGTGGAGGACGGGCAGACGCTGACTCCGACTCCCGACGCCAGTGGCGTCGAGCAGCTCGTGGACGTGGCGCGCTCGGCCGGCCTCGACCTGGCCGCCGACCTCGGCGATCCCAGCGACCTGCACCGGCCTCTGCCTGCGCAGGTGGGATCGGCGACCTACCGCATCGTGCAGGAAGCCTTGACCAACGTGCAGAAGCACGGGACCGGCAGTGCGCGGCTGCGGCTGGACATCGCCGAGGACGGTGTCCGCATCGAAGTCGTCAACCCGTCGGCCCGCACCGGCCCGCCACCGACCTGGGGGACCGGGGCCATCGGGGGGATGGGGCTGGACCGGTCCTCCGGTGGGCACGGGCTGATCGGCATGTGTGAGCGCGCCACCGCCGCCGGTGGCCGACTCGAGGTGTCGCACGATGGCGACGTGTTCCGTGTTCGGGCGCACCTGCCGGTGCGGAGAGGAGATGTGGGGTGATCAGCGTCATGATCGTCGACGATCAGGAGATGATCCGGGAGGGACTGCGCACGATCATCGGCGCCCACCCGGACCTGCAGGTGGCTGCTGTCGCCGGCGACGGGCTCGAAGCGCTGAAGCTGCTGGAGTCGACAGCGGTCGACGTGGTCCTGATGGACATCCGCATGCCCGGCATCGACGGGGTGGAGGCTACCCGCCGCATCCGCGCCACCCGCAGCAGCGCGCAAGTGCGGATCTGCGTCCTGACCACCTTCGACAACGACGAGAACGTCCTGCGTGCCCTGAAGGCCGGCGCCGACGGCTTCCTCAGCAAGGGCGCCGGGCCGACCGAACTGACCGCCGGGATCCTCGACATCGCCGGCGGGGGAAGCGCTCTGTCTCCCACCGCCCTCAGCGCCGTCGTCACCCACGTCGCTGAGGACAACTCCGTGCCCGACGACCCCCAGGCCCTGAAGCTCTTCGCCGCCCTCACCGCCCGCGAACGGGAGGTCGTGGAGGCCATCGTGACCGGACTGGACAACCAGCAGATCGCCGAGGCGATGTTCGTCTCCCCGTTCACGGTGAAGACCCACGCCAACCGCGCCATGAGCAAGGTCGGCGCCCGCGACCGGGCCCAGCTCGTCTCGATGGCGGTGCGGGCCGGGATGCGTCCCTGAGCCCGGACGCGATCGGCGGCTCAGCCCAGCTGCTCGCGGAGGTAGTTCATGCCGATGCTCAGGTGCGCCTGATTACCGATGGAATCGGCGGCGATCTGGGTGTAGATGTGCCAGCTCAGCGGGATCTCCGCGACCTCGACGTCGACTCCGGCGGCGCGGGCCCGCTCGGCGAAGTCGAGCACGCTGCGGGTCGGGACGAGGGTGTCGCGGGTGGGTTCGATGATCAGCGTGGGCGGGGCCTGGGGCGAGAGGTAGGTCGCGGTGCTGACGGCGTCGTAGCGCTCGGGGAACTCCTGCGCGGTGCCCCCGATGTACTGCTGGCTCAGTCCGGCGCCGTTGAGGGGGCCGAGAGAAACGGTGGAGGCAGCGGAGGCGCGGACGTCGGCGGCGGGGTAGTCGGTGACGACCGCGGCGGGGACGGGAACCGTGCCACCGCACGAGGACAGAGCCGTTCCCTGCGCGGCGGAGTAGGCGGCGTTCAGGGCCAGGTTGCCGCCGGCGGAATCCCCCCAGTAGGCGAGGCGGTTCATGTCGACGCCGAGTTCGGTGGCGTGCTCGGACAGCCACGCCGCTGCGCAGCTCACCTGCGCCGGGGCCTTGTCCCAGGTGGGATTGCTCTCGGTGGAGAGCTCGTAGTTGACCGAGACGACGACGTAGCCGGCGTCAGCCAGTGCGCGGTGGTCGGCGGCGGTGGTGGTGCCGCTGCCCTGGCTCCAGCCTCCGCCGTGGACGTAGAGGACCGCGGGGGCGAGGTCGGATGCAGGATCGTCACCGCGGGTGGCGGGGGTGAAGATGTCGAGGGTGAGTTCCTCGCCGTCCTGCGTGCGGTCGTAGGTGCGGACCTCGTCGGGCGCCGGGGCGCTGATGGAGGAGAGGCCGAACGTGGCCTTGGCCAGGTTGACCGAGCCGCCGTGGTCGCTCACCGCGCCCACGATGACGGCGACGACGACGACGTTGGCGACCAGGCTGGCGGCGCCGAGGACTGCGGCGGTTCCGCCGCTGCGGCGAAGACCCCGCCGCCAGGCGATGACCCCGATGGCGGCGATGACCAGACCCGCCAGCGCGAACTGCGGGCTGAGGGTGGCGGCGAGGAGGTTGGCGATGGCGCTGAGCAGGCCGAGCCCGGGCACCAGGCTGCCGACCGTGAGCACCGCCACGACCGCGGCGACGATCAGGGCCAGGGTCAGCAAGATCGCCCAGCCGAGCTTCGCCCCCCGCCCGCGTCGCCGGGCGGGACGAACACCTGCCCCAGCGGCACCGACGGGTTCGGAGGTACCGGCGGGTTCGGTGGGGCTGGACACGGGAACTCTCCGATCAGGGTGAGCGAGGGGGACAGGCGATGTGGCGCGCAGTGGGTGACGGGCTGATCCCGTGCGAGCCGCACCGGATCCTGCACCTCGCGCCTGCTGCGCCGACGCGCTGCTCGAGGACTTCCCGCGGCGGGACCGAGGGGCGGGTCAGCGCACCGGCAGAGCGCGGCGGAAGCCGGCGACGGCGATGACGGCGGTCGTGATGTGCATCAGGGCCAGGGCGATGACGCCGCCGGTGGTGGAGCCGGCCATGTTCGGGGCGGTGGTCAGGTCGGGAACGAAGGAGACCAGCAGCACCACCGGCACCAGGACGCGCAGCAGGCGGGCCGGGCGGGCGGCGGTGCGGCGGACGACAGCCCAGCCGGCCAGGGCCAGCAGGACGCCGATGACGGTGAGGAAGACGTAGGCGTCGGGGGTCAGCGGGGTGAAGGTGGCATCGGCGCCGGCGGCGAGGGCGATCTGGGCGATGACGGCGTTGACCGCGGACGCGGCGACGACGGTGGCGGCGATGATGCCGGTGCGGGCCAGCCCGGAGCGCCGGGCAGCGGGGGCACCGCCAGCGGCGGCGGCGTTGGACGTGGCGGGCGTGTTGATGGTCACGGGGAACCTCCAGGGCGGGGGACGATTACTTGAAGCTTCATCGGACTCTAAGCGGTAGGACTTGAACCGTCAAGTAAAAGTTCTTGCGGTGAGGACGTGGTGGTTGGGCGTGCGGCTTCGCTCCCGGCGACCGGCCGATCATCGCCCGGGCGCACCCCAGGGCCGCTGGCAGCCGGATGCCCTCCGGCCTGCGGCCGGAGGGCATCGCCTTCTTCCGCGTGGACCGCGAGGTCCGTGCGGCAGCTCAGGCGGTGTGCGTGGTGTGGGCGGCGCGGACC includes:
- a CDS encoding diacylglycerol/lipid kinase family protein, yielding MTSQSQSRPGTTQRLLALPTSPPVASPGPTPTGRAALVVNPTKFSGEQALARLRADVEREFSRFGWEMVLWLPTTATSRGRDEARQAVEAGADLVLVAGGDGTVRVVAEVLLGTDVAMGLLPCGTGNLLARNLGIPLNDVAAAVRTACLGTDVAVDAGRLEVDRDGEGTNVEHHLFLVMTGIGFDAALIAGAGEDLKRRFGHVAYLASGVRALRGPCARVTVRADGGESWTRATQGVTVGNCGQLTMGLALMPEADPCDGVLNGVVLPPRDLVQWARAVWSVAVGVPAPHLLPRLGARGLEVRSDVALPVQVDGDLVGRARCIRLCTTPAALRVRRPSAHRVEGHVEETRAPSTADLRLAS
- a CDS encoding MMPL family transporter, which produces MSALARWCARRRWTVVAGWLLALVALATAALGVGTSFSDETNVPDSDSVRASALMAEAGLYSAGTAGTIVWHTDGVGVDDPSVVSDVTAALDQIAALPGVEAVVVPYTEAGAAQLNTAADTAYATVTLSSEDSVAQIEEIASGLDSSSLDVAVGGDAFAGEVGASGGTEGAGIFAALIVLLIVFRSLWGGLLPIITGVMGVGTSLLSILLLSNVMTLSANVITMGSLVGLGVGIDYALFIVNRYRNALMAGKSVQDAIAEAVNTSGRAVVFAGATVVIALLGVFIVQIDLLTAMARGAAVAVVMSVLAAITFLPGMLSLLGLRVLSKRQRRQLATTGPTTPDTTERGAARRWAGLVQRNPIRLAVLGLLVMVALAAPAVSLRLGANDASSDPTDSATYQYHAMMSEGFGDGFDASLVVVGRTPDASTQQAFDDLVTRIGTLDGVASVGAAPATGQAISAATVYPSTTAQAAETADLLDTLRDDVIPAAESGTGLEVYVGGSTASGLDFAEGTLSKIPVFLALIAVLGFLLLVIAFRSILIPLIGALGNLVTLAVSLGVLVLGFQQGYITEVLQLGTGAPIEAFVAVLGIGILFGLAMDYQVFLVSRMKEEWEHAHDNARAVRVGMAETTKVIATAAVIMFCVFIAFGFAGQRVVAEIGVGLAVAVLVDAFILRLTVIPALMHLIGDRNWSYPRWADRITPRVSIEGETTPAPAPVAATATAAGPAIPASAASRDGVIEMAPTTRGRQND
- a CDS encoding PGPGW domain-containing protein; its protein translation is MPRGDVPLLLGDDDPLAFGADSLTMSIDALRPDNHTDDHVVDAHPRSGGSRVSSTRRAAAALRAGIAARPVLKQLYQFILAILGFATVAVGLILVPLPGPGWVVVFGGLSLLSTRFLWARRLRERLLLILQHVAHRYTRLSWLWRSALSLLGGLCSLAGVWACVAVLGIPAWVPQSWSPTLHTVPGW
- a CDS encoding sensor histidine kinase; translation: MSMRAGDQDRPQRPVWLVPVHLLEKITLFVIVAAMIAGLVLEADPSWGYLAYAVAAVGVVVARSRWLPGLMLVAIAPTVAVGLGGEPITLWTVTSFTAFSVAVRGAPAVLTAAIGAVGNAVAQWWSIGAFTGEAFITPGVAALTAVAAAAVGSAIRGNDRYWEALEQRARDAVTGRELLVRQGVAEERVRIARDLHDSVGHAVAVVSMRLGSAEVQLPAGADAARADLAAARTGIQEVLREMQQILQVLRVEDGQTLTPTPDASGVEQLVDVARSAGLDLAADLGDPSDLHRPLPAQVGSATYRIVQEALTNVQKHGTGSARLRLDIAEDGVRIEVVNPSARTGPPPTWGTGAIGGMGLDRSSGGHGLIGMCERATAAGGRLEVSHDGDVFRVRAHLPVRRGDVG
- a CDS encoding response regulator transcription factor, with the protein product MISVMIVDDQEMIREGLRTIIGAHPDLQVAAVAGDGLEALKLLESTAVDVVLMDIRMPGIDGVEATRRIRATRSSAQVRICVLTTFDNDENVLRALKAGADGFLSKGAGPTELTAGILDIAGGGSALSPTALSAVVTHVAEDNSVPDDPQALKLFAALTAREREVVEAIVTGLDNQQIAEAMFVSPFTVKTHANRAMSKVGARDRAQLVSMAVRAGMRP
- a CDS encoding alpha/beta hydrolase, with the protein product MSSPTEPAGTSEPVGAAGAGVRPARRRGRGAKLGWAILLTLALIVAAVVAVLTVGSLVPGLGLLSAIANLLAATLSPQFALAGLVIAAIGVIAWRRGLRRSGGTAAVLGAASLVANVVVVAVIVGAVSDHGGSVNLAKATFGLSSISAPAPDEVRTYDRTQDGEELTLDIFTPATRGDDPASDLAPAVLYVHGGGWSQGSGTTTAADHRALADAGYVVVSVNYELSTESNPTWDKAPAQVSCAAAWLSEHATELGVDMNRLAYWGDSAGGNLALNAAYSAAQGTALSSCGGTVPVPAAVVTDYPAADVRASAASTVSLGPLNGAGLSQQYIGGTAQEFPERYDAVSTATYLSPQAPPTLIIEPTRDTLVPTRSVLDFAERARAAGVDVEVAEIPLSWHIYTQIAADSIGNQAHLSIGMNYLREQLG
- a CDS encoding DUF6069 family protein, which produces MTINTPATSNAAAAGGAPAARRSGLARTGIIAATVVAASAVNAVIAQIALAAGADATFTPLTPDAYVFLTVIGVLLALAGWAVVRRTAARPARLLRVLVPVVLLVSFVPDLTTAPNMAGSTTGGVIALALMHITTAVIAVAGFRRALPVR